One stretch of Arachis duranensis cultivar V14167 chromosome 1, aradu.V14167.gnm2.J7QH, whole genome shotgun sequence DNA includes these proteins:
- the LOC107461849 gene encoding 36.4 kDa proline-rich protein, whose translation MESSSSASKIYASFFICILFISSLTPTLACGYCGNNPPKKHNPNKKPKTPVIVTPPGGILPPGILPPGIVPPIVNPPVTVPPVTVPPVAVPPVTVPGVTNPPSTGGGGKKQPCPSPKTPAQATCPIDTLKLGACVDLLGGLVHVGVGDPAVNQCCPVLQGLVELEAAACLCTTLKVKLLNLNIYVPLALQLLVACGKTPPPGYTCSL comes from the coding sequence ATGGagtcttcttcttcagcctctAAGATCTATGCTTCCTTCTTCATTTGCAttctcttcatctcttcccTCACTCCCACCCTCGCATGTGGCTACTGCGGTAATAATCCCCCCAAGAAGCACAACCCTAATAAGAAGCCCAAGACACCCGTCATTGTCACACCACCCGGCGGCATTCTTCCTCCCGGTATCCTTCCTCCCGGTATTGTTCCGCCAATAGTCAACCCACCGGTCACCGTTCCGCCCGTCACAGTTCCTCCTGTCGCTGTTCCTCCGGTGACCGTTCCGGGAGTGACAAACCCGCCGAGCACAGGAGGAGGAGGGAAGAAGCAGCCGTGCCCGTCGCCGAAGACGCCGGCGCAGGCAACGTGTCCGATAGACACGCTGAAGCTGGGGGCGTGCGTGGATCTGCTGGGAGGGTTGGTGCACGTTGGAGTGGGAGACCCGGCGGTGAACCAGTGCTGCCCGGTGCTTCAAGGGCTGGTGGAGCTTGAAGCGGCGGCGTGCCTCTGCACGACGCTAAAGGTGAAGCTTCTGAATCTCAACATATACGTGCCTCTCGCTCTTCAGCTTCTTGTTGCATGCGGCAAGACTCCTCCTCCTGGTTACACTTGCTCCTTGTAA